The following proteins are encoded in a genomic region of Nycticebus coucang isolate mNycCou1 chromosome 17, mNycCou1.pri, whole genome shotgun sequence:
- the HNRNPH1 gene encoding heterogeneous nuclear ribonucleoprotein H isoform X6: protein MMLGTEGGEGFVVKVRGLPWSCSAEEVQRFFSDCKIQNGAQGIRFIYTREGRPSGEAFVELESEDEVKLALKKDRETMGHRYVEVFKSNNVEMDWVLKHTGPNSPDTANDGFVRLRGLPFGCSKEEIVQFFSGLEIVPNGITLPVDFQGRSTGEAFVQFASQEIAEKALKKHKERIGHRYIEIFKSSRAEVRTHYDPPRKLMAMQRPGPYDRPGAGRGYNSIGRGAGFERMRRGAYGGGYGGYDDYNGYNDGYGFGSDRFGRDLNYCFSGMSDHRYGDGGSTFQSTTGHCVHMRGLPYRATENDIYNFFSPLNPVRVHIEIGPDGRVTGEADVEFATHEDAVAAMSKDKANMQHRYVELFLNSTAGASGGAYEHRYVELFLNSTAGASGGAYANQSSYGGPASQQLSGGYGGGYGGQSSMSGYDQVLQENSSDFQSNIA from the exons ATGATGTTGGGCACCGAAGGCGGAGAGGGCTTCGTGGTGAAGGTCCGGGGCTTGCCCTGGTCTTGCTCGGCCGAAGAAGTGCAGCGGTTTTTTTCTG ACTGCAAAATTCAAAATGGGGCCCAAGGTATTCGTTTCATCTACACAAGAGAAGGCAGACCGAGTGGCGAGGCTTTTGTTGAACTTGAATCAGAAGATGAAGTCAAATTGGCCctgaaaaaagacagagaaactaTGGGACACAGATATGTTGAAG TATTCAAGTCAAACAACGTTGAAATGGATTGGGTGTTGAAGCATACTGGTCCAAATAGTCCTGACACGGCCAATGATGGCTTTGTGCGGCTTAGAGGACTCCCCTTTGGATGTAGCAAGGAAGAAATTGTTCAGTTCTTCTCAG GGTTGGAAATCGTGCCAAATGGGATAACATTGCCGGTGGACTTCCAGGGGAGGAGTACGGGGGAGGCCTTCGTGCAGTTTGCTTCAcaggaaatagctgaaaaggcTCTAAAGAAACACAAGGAAAGAATAGGGCACAG GTATATCGAAATCTTTAAGAGCAGTCGAGCTGAAGTTAGAACTCACTATGATCCACCACGAAAGCTTATGGCCATGCAGCGGCCAGGTCCCTATGACAGACCTGGGGCTGGCAGAGGGTATAACAGCATTGGCAGAGGAGCTGGCTTTGAGAGGATGAGGCGTGGTGCTTATGGTGGAG gcTATGGAGGCTATGATGATTATAATGGCTATAATGATGGCTATGGATTTGGGTCAGATAGGTTTGGAAGAG ACCTTAATTACTGTTTTTCAGGAATGTCTGATCACAGATACGGGGATGGTGGTTCTACTTTTCAGAGCACAACAGGACATTGTGTACACATGCGTGGATTACCTTACAGAGCTACTGAGAATGACATTTATAAC tttttttcacCTCTGAACCCTGTGAGAGTACACATTGAAATTGGTCCTGATGGCCGAGTAACTGGTGAAGCAGATGTTGAGTTTGCAACTCACGAAGATGCCGTGGCAGCTATGTCAAAAGACAAAGCAAATATGC aaCACAGATATGTAGAACTCTTCTTGAATTCTACAGCAGGAGCAAGCGGTGGTGCTTACG AACACAGATATGTAGAACTCTTCTTGAATTCTACAGCAGGAGCAAGCGGTGGTGCTTATG CAAACCAGTCCAGTTATGGTGGTCCAGCCAGTCAGCAGCTGAGTGGTGGTTATGGAGGCGGCTATGGTGGCCAGAGCAGTATGAGTGGATATG ACCAAGTTTTACAGGAAAactccagtgattttcaatcaaACATTGCATag
- the HNRNPH1 gene encoding heterogeneous nuclear ribonucleoprotein H isoform X1, which yields MMLGTEGGEGFVVKVRGLPWSCSAEEVQRFFSDCKIQNGAQGIRFIYTREGRPSGEAFVELESEDEVKLALKKDRETMGHRYVEVFKSNNVEMDWVLKHTGPNSPDTANDGFVRLRGLPFGCSKEEIVQFFSGLEIVPNGITLPVDFQGRSTGEAFVQFASQEIAEKALKKHKERIGHRYIEIFKSSRAEVRTHYDPPRKLMAMQRPGPYDRPGAGRGYNSIGRGAGFERMRRGAYGGGYGGYDDYNGYNDGYGFGSDRFGRDLNYCFSGMSDHRYGDGGSTFQSTTGHCVHMRGLPYRATENDIYNFFSPLNPVRVHIEIGPDGRVTGEADVEFATHEDAVAAMSKDKANMQHRYVELFLNSTAGASGGAYEHRYVELFLNSTAGASGGAYGSQMMGGMGLSNQSSYGGPASQQLSGGYGGGYGGQSSMSGYGSQGAVNSSYYSSGSRASVGVNGMGGMSSMSSMSGGWGM from the exons ATGATGTTGGGCACCGAAGGCGGAGAGGGCTTCGTGGTGAAGGTCCGGGGCTTGCCCTGGTCTTGCTCGGCCGAAGAAGTGCAGCGGTTTTTTTCTG ACTGCAAAATTCAAAATGGGGCCCAAGGTATTCGTTTCATCTACACAAGAGAAGGCAGACCGAGTGGCGAGGCTTTTGTTGAACTTGAATCAGAAGATGAAGTCAAATTGGCCctgaaaaaagacagagaaactaTGGGACACAGATATGTTGAAG TATTCAAGTCAAACAACGTTGAAATGGATTGGGTGTTGAAGCATACTGGTCCAAATAGTCCTGACACGGCCAATGATGGCTTTGTGCGGCTTAGAGGACTCCCCTTTGGATGTAGCAAGGAAGAAATTGTTCAGTTCTTCTCAG GGTTGGAAATCGTGCCAAATGGGATAACATTGCCGGTGGACTTCCAGGGGAGGAGTACGGGGGAGGCCTTCGTGCAGTTTGCTTCAcaggaaatagctgaaaaggcTCTAAAGAAACACAAGGAAAGAATAGGGCACAG GTATATCGAAATCTTTAAGAGCAGTCGAGCTGAAGTTAGAACTCACTATGATCCACCACGAAAGCTTATGGCCATGCAGCGGCCAGGTCCCTATGACAGACCTGGGGCTGGCAGAGGGTATAACAGCATTGGCAGAGGAGCTGGCTTTGAGAGGATGAGGCGTGGTGCTTATGGTGGAG gcTATGGAGGCTATGATGATTATAATGGCTATAATGATGGCTATGGATTTGGGTCAGATAGGTTTGGAAGAG ACCTTAATTACTGTTTTTCAGGAATGTCTGATCACAGATACGGGGATGGTGGTTCTACTTTTCAGAGCACAACAGGACATTGTGTACACATGCGTGGATTACCTTACAGAGCTACTGAGAATGACATTTATAAC tttttttcacCTCTGAACCCTGTGAGAGTACACATTGAAATTGGTCCTGATGGCCGAGTAACTGGTGAAGCAGATGTTGAGTTTGCAACTCACGAAGATGCCGTGGCAGCTATGTCAAAAGACAAAGCAAATATGC aaCACAGATATGTAGAACTCTTCTTGAATTCTACAGCAGGAGCAAGCGGTGGTGCTTACG AACACAGATATGTAGAACTCTTCTTGAATTCTACAGCAGGAGCAAGCGGTGGTGCTTATGGTAGCCAAATGATGGGAGGCATGGGCTTGT CAAACCAGTCCAGTTATGGTGGTCCAGCCAGTCAGCAGCTGAGTGGTGGTTATGGAGGCGGCTATGGTGGCCAGAGCAGTATGAGTGGATATG GTAGCCAAGGAGCAGTGAACAGCAGCTACTACAGTAGTGGAAGCCGTGCATCTGTGGGCGTGAACGGAATGGGAGGGATGTCTAGCATGTCCAGTATGAGTGGTGGATGGGGGATGTAA
- the HNRNPH1 gene encoding heterogeneous nuclear ribonucleoprotein H isoform X3 gives MMLGTEGGEGFVVKVRGLPWSCSAEEVQRFFSDCKIQNGAQGIRFIYTREGRPSGEAFVELESEDEVKLALKKDRETMGHRYVEVFKSNNVEMDWVLKHTGPNSPDTANDGFVRLRGLPFGCSKEEIVQFFSGLEIVPNGITLPVDFQGRSTGEAFVQFASQEIAEKALKKHKERIGHRYIEIFKSSRAEVRTHYDPPRKLMAMQRPGPYDRPGAGRGYNSIGRGAGFERMRRGAYGGGYGGYDDYNGYNDGYGFGSDRFGRDLNYCFSGMSDHRYGDGGSTFQSTTGHCVHMRGLPYRATENDIYNFFSPLNPVRVHIEIGPDGRVTGEADVEFATHEDAVAAMSKDKANMQHRYVELFLNSTAGASGGAYGSQMLGGMGLSNQSSYGGPASQQLSGGYGGGYGGQSSMSGYGSQGAVNSSYYSSGSRASVGVNGMGGMSSMSSMSGGWGM, from the exons ATGATGTTGGGCACCGAAGGCGGAGAGGGCTTCGTGGTGAAGGTCCGGGGCTTGCCCTGGTCTTGCTCGGCCGAAGAAGTGCAGCGGTTTTTTTCTG ACTGCAAAATTCAAAATGGGGCCCAAGGTATTCGTTTCATCTACACAAGAGAAGGCAGACCGAGTGGCGAGGCTTTTGTTGAACTTGAATCAGAAGATGAAGTCAAATTGGCCctgaaaaaagacagagaaactaTGGGACACAGATATGTTGAAG TATTCAAGTCAAACAACGTTGAAATGGATTGGGTGTTGAAGCATACTGGTCCAAATAGTCCTGACACGGCCAATGATGGCTTTGTGCGGCTTAGAGGACTCCCCTTTGGATGTAGCAAGGAAGAAATTGTTCAGTTCTTCTCAG GGTTGGAAATCGTGCCAAATGGGATAACATTGCCGGTGGACTTCCAGGGGAGGAGTACGGGGGAGGCCTTCGTGCAGTTTGCTTCAcaggaaatagctgaaaaggcTCTAAAGAAACACAAGGAAAGAATAGGGCACAG GTATATCGAAATCTTTAAGAGCAGTCGAGCTGAAGTTAGAACTCACTATGATCCACCACGAAAGCTTATGGCCATGCAGCGGCCAGGTCCCTATGACAGACCTGGGGCTGGCAGAGGGTATAACAGCATTGGCAGAGGAGCTGGCTTTGAGAGGATGAGGCGTGGTGCTTATGGTGGAG gcTATGGAGGCTATGATGATTATAATGGCTATAATGATGGCTATGGATTTGGGTCAGATAGGTTTGGAAGAG ACCTTAATTACTGTTTTTCAGGAATGTCTGATCACAGATACGGGGATGGTGGTTCTACTTTTCAGAGCACAACAGGACATTGTGTACACATGCGTGGATTACCTTACAGAGCTACTGAGAATGACATTTATAAC tttttttcacCTCTGAACCCTGTGAGAGTACACATTGAAATTGGTCCTGATGGCCGAGTAACTGGTGAAGCAGATGTTGAGTTTGCAACTCACGAAGATGCCGTGGCAGCTATGTCAAAAGACAAAGCAAATATGC aaCACAGATATGTAGAACTCTTCTTGAATTCTACAGCAGGAGCAAGCGGTGGTGCTTACGGTAGCCAAATGCTAGGAGGCATGGGTTTGT CAAACCAGTCCAGTTATGGTGGTCCAGCCAGTCAGCAGCTGAGTGGTGGTTATGGAGGCGGCTATGGTGGCCAGAGCAGTATGAGTGGATATG GTAGCCAAGGAGCAGTGAACAGCAGCTACTACAGTAGTGGAAGCCGTGCATCTGTGGGCGTGAACGGAATGGGAGGGATGTCTAGCATGTCCAGTATGAGTGGTGGATGGGGGATGTAA
- the HNRNPH1 gene encoding heterogeneous nuclear ribonucleoprotein H isoform X5, protein MIIFFPDCKIQNGAQGIRFIYTREGRPSGEAFVELESEDEVKLALKKDRETMGHRYVEVFKSNNVEMDWVLKHTGPNSPDTANDGFVRLRGLPFGCSKEEIVQFFSGLEIVPNGITLPVDFQGRSTGEAFVQFASQEIAEKALKKHKERIGHRYIEIFKSSRAEVRTHYDPPRKLMAMQRPGPYDRPGAGRGYNSIGRGAGFERMRRGAYGGGYGGYDDYNGYNDGYGFGSDRFGRDLNYCFSGMSDHRYGDGGSTFQSTTGHCVHMRGLPYRATENDIYNFFSPLNPVRVHIEIGPDGRVTGEADVEFATHEDAVAAMSKDKANMQHRYVELFLNSTAGASGGAYEHRYVELFLNSTAGASGGAYGSQMMGGMGLSNQSSYGGPASQQLSGGYGGGYGGQSSMSGYGSQGAVNSSYYSSGSRASVGVNGMGGMSSMSSMSGGWGM, encoded by the exons atgattattttctttccagACTGCAAAATTCAAAATGGGGCCCAAGGTATTCGTTTCATCTACACAAGAGAAGGCAGACCGAGTGGCGAGGCTTTTGTTGAACTTGAATCAGAAGATGAAGTCAAATTGGCCctgaaaaaagacagagaaactaTGGGACACAGATATGTTGAAG TATTCAAGTCAAACAACGTTGAAATGGATTGGGTGTTGAAGCATACTGGTCCAAATAGTCCTGACACGGCCAATGATGGCTTTGTGCGGCTTAGAGGACTCCCCTTTGGATGTAGCAAGGAAGAAATTGTTCAGTTCTTCTCAG GGTTGGAAATCGTGCCAAATGGGATAACATTGCCGGTGGACTTCCAGGGGAGGAGTACGGGGGAGGCCTTCGTGCAGTTTGCTTCAcaggaaatagctgaaaaggcTCTAAAGAAACACAAGGAAAGAATAGGGCACAG GTATATCGAAATCTTTAAGAGCAGTCGAGCTGAAGTTAGAACTCACTATGATCCACCACGAAAGCTTATGGCCATGCAGCGGCCAGGTCCCTATGACAGACCTGGGGCTGGCAGAGGGTATAACAGCATTGGCAGAGGAGCTGGCTTTGAGAGGATGAGGCGTGGTGCTTATGGTGGAG gcTATGGAGGCTATGATGATTATAATGGCTATAATGATGGCTATGGATTTGGGTCAGATAGGTTTGGAAGAG ACCTTAATTACTGTTTTTCAGGAATGTCTGATCACAGATACGGGGATGGTGGTTCTACTTTTCAGAGCACAACAGGACATTGTGTACACATGCGTGGATTACCTTACAGAGCTACTGAGAATGACATTTATAAC tttttttcacCTCTGAACCCTGTGAGAGTACACATTGAAATTGGTCCTGATGGCCGAGTAACTGGTGAAGCAGATGTTGAGTTTGCAACTCACGAAGATGCCGTGGCAGCTATGTCAAAAGACAAAGCAAATATGC aaCACAGATATGTAGAACTCTTCTTGAATTCTACAGCAGGAGCAAGCGGTGGTGCTTACG AACACAGATATGTAGAACTCTTCTTGAATTCTACAGCAGGAGCAAGCGGTGGTGCTTATGGTAGCCAAATGATGGGAGGCATGGGCTTGT CAAACCAGTCCAGTTATGGTGGTCCAGCCAGTCAGCAGCTGAGTGGTGGTTATGGAGGCGGCTATGGTGGCCAGAGCAGTATGAGTGGATATG GTAGCCAAGGAGCAGTGAACAGCAGCTACTACAGTAGTGGAAGCCGTGCATCTGTGGGCGTGAACGGAATGGGAGGGATGTCTAGCATGTCCAGTATGAGTGGTGGATGGGGGATGTAA
- the HNRNPH1 gene encoding heterogeneous nuclear ribonucleoprotein H isoform X4: protein MMLGTEGGEGFVVKVRGLPWSCSAEEVQRFFSDCKIQNGAQGIRFIYTREGRPSGEAFVELESEDEVKLALKKDRETMGHRYVEVFKSNNVEMDWVLKHTGPNSPDTANDGFVRLRGLPFGCSKEEIVQFFSGLEIVPNGITLPVDFQGRSTGEAFVQFASQEIAEKALKKHKERIGHRYIEIFKSSRAEVRTHYDPPRKLMAMQRPGPYDRPGAGRGYNSIGRGAGFERMRRGAYGGGYGGYDDYNGYNDGYGFGSDRFGRDLNYCFSGMSDHRYGDGGSTFQSTTGHCVHMRGLPYRATENDIYNFFSPLNPVRVHIEIGPDGRVTGEADVEFATHEDAVAAMSKDKANMQHRYVELFLNSTAGASGGAYEHRYVELFLNSTAGASGGAYGSQMMGGMGLSNQSSYGGPASQQLSGGYGGGYGGQSSMSGYDQVLQENSSDFQSNIA from the exons ATGATGTTGGGCACCGAAGGCGGAGAGGGCTTCGTGGTGAAGGTCCGGGGCTTGCCCTGGTCTTGCTCGGCCGAAGAAGTGCAGCGGTTTTTTTCTG ACTGCAAAATTCAAAATGGGGCCCAAGGTATTCGTTTCATCTACACAAGAGAAGGCAGACCGAGTGGCGAGGCTTTTGTTGAACTTGAATCAGAAGATGAAGTCAAATTGGCCctgaaaaaagacagagaaactaTGGGACACAGATATGTTGAAG TATTCAAGTCAAACAACGTTGAAATGGATTGGGTGTTGAAGCATACTGGTCCAAATAGTCCTGACACGGCCAATGATGGCTTTGTGCGGCTTAGAGGACTCCCCTTTGGATGTAGCAAGGAAGAAATTGTTCAGTTCTTCTCAG GGTTGGAAATCGTGCCAAATGGGATAACATTGCCGGTGGACTTCCAGGGGAGGAGTACGGGGGAGGCCTTCGTGCAGTTTGCTTCAcaggaaatagctgaaaaggcTCTAAAGAAACACAAGGAAAGAATAGGGCACAG GTATATCGAAATCTTTAAGAGCAGTCGAGCTGAAGTTAGAACTCACTATGATCCACCACGAAAGCTTATGGCCATGCAGCGGCCAGGTCCCTATGACAGACCTGGGGCTGGCAGAGGGTATAACAGCATTGGCAGAGGAGCTGGCTTTGAGAGGATGAGGCGTGGTGCTTATGGTGGAG gcTATGGAGGCTATGATGATTATAATGGCTATAATGATGGCTATGGATTTGGGTCAGATAGGTTTGGAAGAG ACCTTAATTACTGTTTTTCAGGAATGTCTGATCACAGATACGGGGATGGTGGTTCTACTTTTCAGAGCACAACAGGACATTGTGTACACATGCGTGGATTACCTTACAGAGCTACTGAGAATGACATTTATAAC tttttttcacCTCTGAACCCTGTGAGAGTACACATTGAAATTGGTCCTGATGGCCGAGTAACTGGTGAAGCAGATGTTGAGTTTGCAACTCACGAAGATGCCGTGGCAGCTATGTCAAAAGACAAAGCAAATATGC aaCACAGATATGTAGAACTCTTCTTGAATTCTACAGCAGGAGCAAGCGGTGGTGCTTACG AACACAGATATGTAGAACTCTTCTTGAATTCTACAGCAGGAGCAAGCGGTGGTGCTTATGGTAGCCAAATGATGGGAGGCATGGGCTTGT CAAACCAGTCCAGTTATGGTGGTCCAGCCAGTCAGCAGCTGAGTGGTGGTTATGGAGGCGGCTATGGTGGCCAGAGCAGTATGAGTGGATATG ACCAAGTTTTACAGGAAAactccagtgattttcaatcaaACATTGCATag
- the HNRNPH1 gene encoding heterogeneous nuclear ribonucleoprotein H isoform X2 translates to MMLGTEGGEGFVVKVRGLPWSCSAEEVQRFFSDCKIQNGAQGIRFIYTREGRPSGEAFVELESEDEVKLALKKDRETMGHRYVEVFKSNNVEMDWVLKHTGPNSPDTANDGFVRLRGLPFGCSKEEIVQFFSGLEIVPNGITLPVDFQGRSTGEAFVQFASQEIAEKALKKHKERIGHRYIEIFKSSRAEVRTHYDPPRKLMAMQRPGPYDRPGAGRGYNSIGRGAGFERMRRGAYGGGYGGYDDYNGYNDGYGFGSDRFGRDLNYCFSGMSDHRYGDGGSTFQSTTGHCVHMRGLPYRATENDIYNFFSPLNPVRVHIEIGPDGRVTGEADVEFATHEDAVAAMSKDKANMQHRYVELFLNSTAGASGGAYEHRYVELFLNSTAGASGGAYANQSSYGGPASQQLSGGYGGGYGGQSSMSGYGSQGAVNSSYYSSGSRASVGVNGMGGMSSMSSMSGGWGM, encoded by the exons ATGATGTTGGGCACCGAAGGCGGAGAGGGCTTCGTGGTGAAGGTCCGGGGCTTGCCCTGGTCTTGCTCGGCCGAAGAAGTGCAGCGGTTTTTTTCTG ACTGCAAAATTCAAAATGGGGCCCAAGGTATTCGTTTCATCTACACAAGAGAAGGCAGACCGAGTGGCGAGGCTTTTGTTGAACTTGAATCAGAAGATGAAGTCAAATTGGCCctgaaaaaagacagagaaactaTGGGACACAGATATGTTGAAG TATTCAAGTCAAACAACGTTGAAATGGATTGGGTGTTGAAGCATACTGGTCCAAATAGTCCTGACACGGCCAATGATGGCTTTGTGCGGCTTAGAGGACTCCCCTTTGGATGTAGCAAGGAAGAAATTGTTCAGTTCTTCTCAG GGTTGGAAATCGTGCCAAATGGGATAACATTGCCGGTGGACTTCCAGGGGAGGAGTACGGGGGAGGCCTTCGTGCAGTTTGCTTCAcaggaaatagctgaaaaggcTCTAAAGAAACACAAGGAAAGAATAGGGCACAG GTATATCGAAATCTTTAAGAGCAGTCGAGCTGAAGTTAGAACTCACTATGATCCACCACGAAAGCTTATGGCCATGCAGCGGCCAGGTCCCTATGACAGACCTGGGGCTGGCAGAGGGTATAACAGCATTGGCAGAGGAGCTGGCTTTGAGAGGATGAGGCGTGGTGCTTATGGTGGAG gcTATGGAGGCTATGATGATTATAATGGCTATAATGATGGCTATGGATTTGGGTCAGATAGGTTTGGAAGAG ACCTTAATTACTGTTTTTCAGGAATGTCTGATCACAGATACGGGGATGGTGGTTCTACTTTTCAGAGCACAACAGGACATTGTGTACACATGCGTGGATTACCTTACAGAGCTACTGAGAATGACATTTATAAC tttttttcacCTCTGAACCCTGTGAGAGTACACATTGAAATTGGTCCTGATGGCCGAGTAACTGGTGAAGCAGATGTTGAGTTTGCAACTCACGAAGATGCCGTGGCAGCTATGTCAAAAGACAAAGCAAATATGC aaCACAGATATGTAGAACTCTTCTTGAATTCTACAGCAGGAGCAAGCGGTGGTGCTTACG AACACAGATATGTAGAACTCTTCTTGAATTCTACAGCAGGAGCAAGCGGTGGTGCTTATG CAAACCAGTCCAGTTATGGTGGTCCAGCCAGTCAGCAGCTGAGTGGTGGTTATGGAGGCGGCTATGGTGGCCAGAGCAGTATGAGTGGATATG GTAGCCAAGGAGCAGTGAACAGCAGCTACTACAGTAGTGGAAGCCGTGCATCTGTGGGCGTGAACGGAATGGGAGGGATGTCTAGCATGTCCAGTATGAGTGGTGGATGGGGGATGTAA
- the HNRNPH1 gene encoding heterogeneous nuclear ribonucleoprotein H isoform X7 encodes MMLGTEGGEGFVVKVRGLPWSCSAEEVQRFFSDCKIQNGAQGIRFIYTREGRPSGEAFVELESEDEVKLALKKDRETMGHRYVEVFKSNNVEMDWVLKHTGPNSPDTANDGFVRLRGLPFGCSKEEIVQFFSGLEIVPNGITLPVDFQGRSTGEAFVQFASQEIAEKALKKHKERIGHRYIEIFKSSRAEVRTHYDPPRKLMAMQRPGPYDRPGAGRGYNSIGRGAGFERMRRGAYGGGYGGYDDYNGYNDGYGFGSDRFGRDLNYCFSGMSDHRYGDGGSTFQSTTGHCVHMRGLPYRATENDIYNFFSPLNPVRVHIEIGPDGRVTGEADVEFATHEDAVAAMSKDKANMQHRYVELFLNSTAGASGGAYGSQMLGGMGLSNQSSYGGPASQQLSGGYGGGYGGQSSMSGYDQVLQENSSDFQSNIA; translated from the exons ATGATGTTGGGCACCGAAGGCGGAGAGGGCTTCGTGGTGAAGGTCCGGGGCTTGCCCTGGTCTTGCTCGGCCGAAGAAGTGCAGCGGTTTTTTTCTG ACTGCAAAATTCAAAATGGGGCCCAAGGTATTCGTTTCATCTACACAAGAGAAGGCAGACCGAGTGGCGAGGCTTTTGTTGAACTTGAATCAGAAGATGAAGTCAAATTGGCCctgaaaaaagacagagaaactaTGGGACACAGATATGTTGAAG TATTCAAGTCAAACAACGTTGAAATGGATTGGGTGTTGAAGCATACTGGTCCAAATAGTCCTGACACGGCCAATGATGGCTTTGTGCGGCTTAGAGGACTCCCCTTTGGATGTAGCAAGGAAGAAATTGTTCAGTTCTTCTCAG GGTTGGAAATCGTGCCAAATGGGATAACATTGCCGGTGGACTTCCAGGGGAGGAGTACGGGGGAGGCCTTCGTGCAGTTTGCTTCAcaggaaatagctgaaaaggcTCTAAAGAAACACAAGGAAAGAATAGGGCACAG GTATATCGAAATCTTTAAGAGCAGTCGAGCTGAAGTTAGAACTCACTATGATCCACCACGAAAGCTTATGGCCATGCAGCGGCCAGGTCCCTATGACAGACCTGGGGCTGGCAGAGGGTATAACAGCATTGGCAGAGGAGCTGGCTTTGAGAGGATGAGGCGTGGTGCTTATGGTGGAG gcTATGGAGGCTATGATGATTATAATGGCTATAATGATGGCTATGGATTTGGGTCAGATAGGTTTGGAAGAG ACCTTAATTACTGTTTTTCAGGAATGTCTGATCACAGATACGGGGATGGTGGTTCTACTTTTCAGAGCACAACAGGACATTGTGTACACATGCGTGGATTACCTTACAGAGCTACTGAGAATGACATTTATAAC tttttttcacCTCTGAACCCTGTGAGAGTACACATTGAAATTGGTCCTGATGGCCGAGTAACTGGTGAAGCAGATGTTGAGTTTGCAACTCACGAAGATGCCGTGGCAGCTATGTCAAAAGACAAAGCAAATATGC aaCACAGATATGTAGAACTCTTCTTGAATTCTACAGCAGGAGCAAGCGGTGGTGCTTACGGTAGCCAAATGCTAGGAGGCATGGGTTTGT CAAACCAGTCCAGTTATGGTGGTCCAGCCAGTCAGCAGCTGAGTGGTGGTTATGGAGGCGGCTATGGTGGCCAGAGCAGTATGAGTGGATATG ACCAAGTTTTACAGGAAAactccagtgattttcaatcaaACATTGCATag
- the HNRNPH1 gene encoding heterogeneous nuclear ribonucleoprotein H isoform X8 produces MAMQRPGPYDRPGAGRGYNSIGRGAGFERMRRGAYGGGYGGYDDYNGYNDGYGFGSDRFGRDLNYCFSGMSDHRYGDGGSTFQSTTGHCVHMRGLPYRATENDIYNFFSPLNPVRVHIEIGPDGRVTGEADVEFATHEDAVAAMSKDKANMQHRYVELFLNSTAGASGGAYEHRYVELFLNSTAGASGGAYGSQMMGGMGLSNQSSYGGPASQQLSGGYGGGYGGQSSMSGYGSQGAVNSSYYSSGSRASVGVNGMGGMSSMSSMSGGWGM; encoded by the exons ATGGCCATGCAGCGGCCAGGTCCCTATGACAGACCTGGGGCTGGCAGAGGGTATAACAGCATTGGCAGAGGAGCTGGCTTTGAGAGGATGAGGCGTGGTGCTTATGGTGGAG gcTATGGAGGCTATGATGATTATAATGGCTATAATGATGGCTATGGATTTGGGTCAGATAGGTTTGGAAGAG ACCTTAATTACTGTTTTTCAGGAATGTCTGATCACAGATACGGGGATGGTGGTTCTACTTTTCAGAGCACAACAGGACATTGTGTACACATGCGTGGATTACCTTACAGAGCTACTGAGAATGACATTTATAAC tttttttcacCTCTGAACCCTGTGAGAGTACACATTGAAATTGGTCCTGATGGCCGAGTAACTGGTGAAGCAGATGTTGAGTTTGCAACTCACGAAGATGCCGTGGCAGCTATGTCAAAAGACAAAGCAAATATGC aaCACAGATATGTAGAACTCTTCTTGAATTCTACAGCAGGAGCAAGCGGTGGTGCTTACG AACACAGATATGTAGAACTCTTCTTGAATTCTACAGCAGGAGCAAGCGGTGGTGCTTATGGTAGCCAAATGATGGGAGGCATGGGCTTGT CAAACCAGTCCAGTTATGGTGGTCCAGCCAGTCAGCAGCTGAGTGGTGGTTATGGAGGCGGCTATGGTGGCCAGAGCAGTATGAGTGGATATG GTAGCCAAGGAGCAGTGAACAGCAGCTACTACAGTAGTGGAAGCCGTGCATCTGTGGGCGTGAACGGAATGGGAGGGATGTCTAGCATGTCCAGTATGAGTGGTGGATGGGGGATGTAA